Proteins from one Coffea arabica cultivar ET-39 chromosome 8c, Coffea Arabica ET-39 HiFi, whole genome shotgun sequence genomic window:
- the LOC113706144 gene encoding protein neprosin, translating to MEIKLMTILLIEVTVAIISHEALANGLLSRPNSQEAASSNNHRNTNAVKSIRSEDGDIIDCIDIHKQPAFNHPALKNHKIQMKPSYVPTKDITSYKANTAKTPKQRKGEVPIALATQLWHRSGSCPEGTVPIRRMQKKSPYEARKPSFFQHSKKFNISTPSKLLLANHSLTVLHSEGFAYLGAKGDIYVWNPRVELDDEFSTSQVALKSGSHNNFEAVEAGWAVNPGLYKDRQTRFFVYWTNDSSRETGCFDQFCPGFVQVNKEIALGAALLPNSTRGQLAVPIIVYIFKDLKSNNWWINYGEKTNVGYWPAELFTSLNHYAETVQWGGEVYSANLETLGTRPHTATQMGSGEYGYPHYDVGVIKRIRVLENSLALQYPQFTASFSDEYDCYSYQLFKGRLDPEFYYGGPGRNWKCP from the exons ATGGAGATCAAACTGATGACCATTTTGTTAATAGAAGTGACTGTAGCAATAATAAGCCATGAAGCTTTGGCAAATGGCCTCCTTTCCAGGCCGAACTCCCAGGAAGCTGCAAGCAGTAATAATCACCGCAACACCAATGCAGTTAAAAGCATTCGG AGTGAAGATGGTGATATTATTGATTGCATCGACATCCATAAGCAGCCAGCTTTTAACCATCCTGCTCTAAAAAATCACAAGATCCAG ATGAAGCCAAGTTATGTTCCAACAAAGGACATAACTTCCTATAAAGCAAATACAGCTAAAACACCtaaacaaagaaaaggagaggTTCCCATTGCTTTGGCAACACAACTGTGGCACAGAAGTGGAAGCTGTCCTGAGGGGACGGTTCCGATTAGGAGAATGCAGAAGAAGAGCCCATATGAAGCAAGGAAGCCTAGCTTCTTCCAGCATAGCAAAAAATTCAACATCAGCACGCCAAGTAAACTTCTCCTGGCGAACCACTCG TTGACAGTGTTGCATTCTGAGGGATTTGCATATCTAGGGGCCAAGGGAGATATTTATGTCTGGAATCCTCGAGTTGAATTGGATGATGAGTTCAGTACTTCTCAAGTTGCTCTCAAAAGTGGCTCACACAACAATTTTGAAGCAGTTGAAGCAGGATGGGCG GTTAATCCAGGGCTCTATAAGGACAGGCAGACAAGATTTTTTGTCTATTGGAca AATGATTCTTCAAGAGAAACTGGATGCTTTGATCAATTTTGTCCTGGTTTCGTACAAGTCAACAAGGAGATAGCACTTGGTGCTGCACTCCTTCCCAACTCGACCCGTGGTCAACTGGCAGTCCCCATCATTGTCTACATTTTCAAG gaTCTAAAATCAAACAACTGGTGGATAAATTATGGAGAGAAAACTAATGTAGGATATTGGCCTGCTGAACTCTTTACTTCGTTAAATCATTATGCTGAAACTGTTCAATGGGGTGGTGAAGTATATAGCGCCAATCTTGAGACGCTTGGGACTCGTCCACACACCGCAACACAAATGGGAAGTGGGGAATATGGTTACCCACACTACGACGTGGGAGTAATAAAGAGAATTCGGGTTCTTGAAAATTCCCTGGCGCTGCAGTACCCACAATTCACAGCATCCTTCTCGGATGAGTATGATTGTTATAGTTACCAGCTTTTTAAGGGGCGCCTGGATCCTGAGTTCTATTATGGAGGACCTGGAAGAAATTGGAAGTGCCCTTAG
- the LOC113705572 gene encoding uncharacterized protein, translated as MVNYSLMITAELENLTDLQPQGGCDDPSFNYYLKLKCGNCGEVTPKEVCLCLTDVVPHGKGSTNLVKKCKFCSREGTVTMITGRGRPLTQIQSQFGHFTPLMVFDCRGVEPLDFSFGSGWQVESIEGTKFDGVDLSGGEFVEYDEKGECPVMISNLRASFDVLK; from the exons ATGGTGAACTACTCGCTGATGATCACCGCGGAGCTGGAGAACCTCACTGATCTTCAGCCTCAAGGCGGCTGTGACGACCCTAGCTTCAACTACTACTTGAAG CTGAAATGTGGGAACTGTGGTGAAGTGACCCCAAAAGAGGTTTGTCTTTGCCTGACTGATGTAGTTCCTCATGGCAAGGGCAGTACTAATCTTGTTAAGAAG TGCAAGTTCTGTTCAAGGGAAGGAACTGTGACCATGATCACTGGCCGAGGGCGTCCACTGACGCAGATACAAAGTCAATTTGGCCATTTTACTCCCCTGATGGTGTTTGACTGCAGGGGTGTTGAGCCTCTGGACTTTTCTTTTGGTAGTGGATGGCAGGTTGAATCT ATTGAAGGAACAAAATTTGATGGTGTTGATTTATCTGGAGGGGAATTTGTTGAGTATGATGAGAAGGGAGAGTGTCCAGTCATGATTTCCAACCTCCGTGCCAGTTTCGATGTTCTTAAGTAG